The genomic DNA CCCTTAAAATATCCTATTCCCTTACAGGTGTAATATCCAAACTAATACCAAtgcataaagtaaataaaacataacaatataaCATAAAGGAAATGGCTAAAAAGATAGTTTAAATCTGCCAATAAACGGTCGATGTCATGCCAAGACCATAATGTGTGACAATCTCCAGGAGTGGGTTTTCCATCCTTAAACCTCAATTCTTTTGAGTTAAGAGCACGAATTATGTCATCTAAGGACAACTTTTCCCAGCCATGTTTTAGTATGTTTACAAAAGTCTTGCATGACCTAGGTAATGAGTGAAGTAGAACTAGGGCCTTATCCTCATCAGCGTATTTTGCATCTATGTTCTCAAGATCTAAGCAAAGTTTGTTAAATTCATCTATATGATCTTGAAGTTTTTGATGATCAtgcattttaaatgtaaaaaactTGGCTTTAAGGTAGAGACGGCTGGACAGGGTCTTCTTTAGGTATAggctctctaatttcttccaaatttctttTGCTGTCTTCATCTTGGATACTTCCCGGAGAACTTTGTCATCAAGACTCAATATTAGAGTGTTGAAGGCCTTCTTGGTGATCTCCTACTTTTGTTCTGCTATGAGGGTCTTTGACATCTCCTTCTCCTCTTTTAATACCTTCTCAAGGCCAAGATTGCTGAGGAGGGCTTCCATCTTAATCTTCCAGGAGGCAAAGTCATTGTTCTCGTCAAACTTTTCTACATCATACCTTGATGAAGTTGACACCATTTCTTTCTACTAGAATTCGTCTCCTTCCCTTGAGTTTTTGAACGGTAGAGACgcctcgctctgataccaaattgtaaTCCCAGATTCCGCCTCACTAATTCAAACATTCAACCCTCAAGAATACACAACCAATACTCCACTCACGGTACAATAAGTAAACAGATAACAGatagaacaagaaaaagaaaaaaaacaatataaacTATACACACAAAGACACAGAAGTTTATTTTGGTTCAGTTCCCTTGGCAGAAACCTATATCCAGATTGCCTCAAGCCTTTTCTCCATTATCTTGAATCACAAGAACGATTACATGCACTGTAGAACACTCTCTCACAGCCCTATACACAGGCGATATAGAGTTAACTCgagattacaaagcactcaaCAACTTTTCTCTCACACTGAACATACTCGCATAGCTTTCTCAAGATAGAATGAGAACAGAATGAtctagaaaaaagaaaataccccccaaccccctatttatagaacataaggGGCGGATCAAACAAGATATGATCAGCTGTTACAACTGACCAACATTTTAGAAGAAACAACCAAGTAAATACCAAATACACCCCTGACATAATGCCCTCCCAAGACTCTTtagctaatctaatacaaatgtttGAGCAGAGGAGAAGGATGGTTGTAGTGGTTTTTAGCTAGATCTAGTTGGGAAGAGATGGATGGTGGCGGTTGCCGACAACGGAAGAGGGGGGCTGGGCCTTGGTGGTTTTCAACCAGAtctgttggggaggagaaaaaAGGTCATAGTGGTTTTTGGTGATCTACAACGACAGAAGAGAGAGGGGGGTTGGTGTCGATGGTAGAGGAGAAGGGTGGTGTTGGTGACAAAGGAAAGGTGTCTTTCAGAGAGTAGAAATGTATGGTAGGCCTTATGGTGGAAAAAAAGTGGTTTTTTCTGTTATAATTAGATTATATTAAGAATTTGTACCTAGTCTTTACCTATTTGCTTTATTTGTGGATGATCTCACTAGGCACATTCAAGAAGAAGTTCCTAGTTGTGTtttatttgcagatgacattgTCTTGATACATTATACAAAAGAAAGCATGAATACTGAACTCAAATTGTGGAACATGTAAGTTTACTAAAAATGTgaatgatgtatttttttttttttggtaagtgAATATGTGGATGATGTTAAAGGGAGATTTGAAGATCAAatcattttaagaaaaaattaattctgTTATTTCATGTCCATCATTCAAAAAAGAAGATTATTGAGGATATTACTCACTGAATTAAGGTAGGATAATTAAAATGACGAAATGCTTTTAGTGTTTATGTGATTATAAGCTTGATAGGAAATGtgaccctttttttttatttatttggacaatattttcagcattttgTGTTACTTAGATTTGATTAGATTACTATTTAGTGAGATTTGGTATTTAGAAAAATTTGCTATTAGAAAGACTTAATTAGGTTTTATGATTTGtctttagcctataaataggacttACAGATGCAATCAGGATATTATTTGGTGTGATGGTGTTAATTACCATTCTGTTCAAGAAATCGTTTTGGGCTGTTCATGATAACTCGTTACATGGAATTTTATTCCTTAAAGTTTGCATGAGTAAAGATTTAGAAGTGAATAGCTTAAAATGGACTTTCCTATCTTTCAAATGAAATTACTGGGGtctatttttaagttaattatggCATAATATAAAGTGGCCTGGATTTCATGGGAAATATGCTGTTATGGACATGCTCAGTTAATGTAATGTACATCAATATGGTTGCTAGATAACCTACAAACCTGCTATTGCAGAATGAACCAGAATTGCAGTGAATAACTATAATACTAATTTTAGATAACTGAAAATGTCATTGTTATTAATCAATCGATGAGAAAAAGGATTTTGGGCAAGAGTTCTTAAACTGAGTCCATATGATAATGGCTGTTTGATTCATTACctgtctttttgttttttcagaTAAATACATTCTCATGTTCTTTTTAACCAGAACTTAGCACTATATTGGGATCTTAGATTATGAAGGGcagaaaaggaaaggagaaaaaatagaaaagaaaatgaagtacTAAATAAATCTTTTATATGTTTTGGTGAGATAGGAAAATGACAAGTTTTTcactaacccaaaaaaaaaataaaattgaacgACATTAGCAAATGCAGATGGGCATCAGTGCTGGGTTGGGTTTGTGCTAGTTGCTTCATTCCATTGATACATCAAAGATCcaatcataataatatttttttttccataattctaATATCTTGAATCTGAGTTTGATGCTAATATattaggtttttcttttccaggTGGCACAGGCTCAGATAGAGGAAATCAGCAACATGCAAAAGTATcttgatgatgaaaattatgttggATCTTTGAAACAAGTAACTGTGATCCCAACATCTGTGCATGTGAATTCTAATGGTGTAGAAGTTCCCAAGAAGACAGCTGCAGACATTGCAGCTGAGGTTGCTGACAAGCTTGCAGCTTCCAGTTCTTCTCAATATATTATGTCTTCAGTTCTATCCACATTTGCGGCTGAAGAGGCCAAAAATGCTGGGCTGACAAAGTCTTCCTCATCATCTGCTACTTTCCCTCCTATGCATGCTCATTCTGTCAGTAGCACGCCAACACGGCCAACAACTGCACCACCAATCAACACATATCAATCAATTTTGGTGTCACAGCCAACTTTGCAAAGTCAACCTGTTACCTCTCTGACACAATACCATATGCTTCCTAACCCTTCATCCCAGCAGTATCTGCCACCATCAGGTGGAATTGTGAATTCATATGCCTATGGGAACGTCCCAGCCTTGCCACCAGTGCGACCCCCATCTCACATTGTCAGTCCTGTGTTGAATCAGCAACAGTTGCAGATGACCCAGCCACAGCCACTAAATTTTGCTCAGCAGCCATCAGTATTGCCTCAACAGCGGTTGATGCCATTACCTCAGCAACAACAGCAGCCTCCAAGTTTCCACCCCATGGGCTTTATTCAGCCACCTGGAATGGTTTACTATGGTCACCCCAACCAACCTCATTAAACATTCTTATAGGTATGCATTTGAATTAGAATATGAGGTCAGGAGATCAACTCCCTGGGAAAGTTTGTAATCTTTGTTTGTTCACATTTTGCGTTGCTTGATTAGATGGGAAGaggtttgaaaataactataCCAGTGTACATGCATGTGGGTAGAAATGGATAATACGAATGAGGGTAAGAGTTCAGTGAATGAGTCCATCATCTCTTGTTGTCcgttcttttgtttttcttgattATAACTACACCTCTAAATTAATGCTTTTTAGAGAAATTTTGTAGTTAACCAGTGAAACCAGTTAATGCAACATTTCTTTATTGGATGGTTCTCAGATGTCGTTCTAGAATCAATTTTCCATTTCACATTAAAAACTGAACCTGCTTGTATACATCTATCCTTGTTCTGAAACAGATGTTTCATATCTTCTATTCCTGCAGATATATTCAGAAAGTTACACGTGTAAAGGACTATTGGTTGCCATTGACATCACATTTCATCATATTTTTGTGTTCTTGCGTGATGTCTCCATCAATCTATTTGGTAGTATGAGGTAGCATTGTGCGTTGGTGCTAAAGCTGGAACCATGGATGAAATTTGAGGCTGTTTTGGAGGTAAGAAGTTTTTCTGGCTAAGGCTAAGCCATGCTGCCCTCACTTCAAATTACCATCCATTCACTCTCTTCAGCATCAGAAGCATTATTGTGCTTCTGTTGATTGGTAAAATGCTTAATGCTGCTGTTCAAACTGGGCAGTCTAATTGCTTGACTTGGACTgattaaattgcatttttttctgtgttttggctaagcatgcatatatatgtatgtatatatatatgtaaacacaTGGAATCACACAGGACTTAGTTTTGTTGTGGGAGATGTTCAAACTTGAACAGGAAGACCCTTATACATTTCTatgttacacacacacacgggCTGGTGCTTCCACACTTGCATACAGGGGgagaagatttttttttgttttggggggtgggggggctCATTATATTCAGTTTGATCCTACAAGCTAATAGGTATTTTGGATCGTATGAAAAATTAATAGGTACTTGATCTTTCCTGTGAGTGGTGGCTAGCGGAAGGCTCATTTGAGATAGTCCTTAGAGAGAAACTAGCAAACTCTGGTGCTTCAGAGTTGAACTAAACTAATCTGCCATTGAGCTTGACATTTTTGTTTACAATCTTAGATGCTTTATACTTGCGATAATAGAAGATACTGAATATGCTGCATTTGCATTGGACAGCCTCTATAATTCCCCTAGCTTACCATGTATGCACTTTTCATGCAAATGCTTTACACAGAAGGATGAACATTTCCAAGCTCACGCTTGGGCTTGGTTTTCTGCCCCCTGAGGCGGGGCTAAAGTTTATTAGGTTGTTGGCAACGGTCTTGGAAGCAAACAAATCCAGCCTTTTACCATCAGGGCCTGAAGCTTTCGCCTGCTGCTGTGGACGAAGAGTTACTTCCTGAACACGAGAACTTTTGTAAGTTACTTACAGACTTTTAACCAACTTCTAGACAgcttgattttattatttttcctgttgGGTCTCCATATGTAGTACTACTGAATCTTCTGGCCATCCGTTCTCTGTGTCCCCGGCAGCAGTGCAAACCCTGTGTGCTCTAGCAGAATGCGATCCAATCATGGCCTATGAGCACGCCAAAAAGCAATGCCTAATCATGGCCAAGTCTCTCTTTCTGTCTCTGCCTGCCGGTGGCTGTGATTCAAGTATTTGTGCCGCAAAGCCATGAAAAGCAAGCCTAGTGTTACCATATGAATGTGTATATTTATGACACAGTTTCAGGTAAACTTGTTCGAAGGGATTAGATATGTCACTCTGTTTAACTATTGTCTGCTTATCTTGGATAAATTATAGTTGATTTGGTGGAGGAATATTAAAGTATTGGGTAATCCGCGTATTATGTTTGGATGGAGAATTAGTAATCCTGGTAAGGTTCCCTTGCTTGAACTGAGTCTTGATTTTACGATTCACTCCGACAGTATCATACATCGTGTCAATGCAAAGGAAATGAATGCATTTTCATACTATTCAATAAAGATAATTATGTTTATCAATTTCACTTATTCTAATGGATATTACAAAGTTTGCTCATGTATGATGACATGATTCGGATCTAATCATAGAAGAGATTATCTTCAAACGAACCTCCTGATTCAACACCAGTCAGTTCAAATCTTTATATTGTTTCACTTAAGTTTCATCCTGGTCATGGATAGATCGCTGTGGTTGGGGTAACATAGAAATCGTAAAGTGGTGTTTTTGCTTAGTTGTAAACTACAACTAGGATCATCTAGGATGGGCAAGTTAAAAGTATTATATTAGACTGTTAgaaatactttttttaattattttaaataacataaGTTTGGCTATGGTGATATAATTTGATTCATATTTAATGTAAGAGTTCatgagtttaaattttgttcACTTGTTAAGTTTTTATTGATAAACGGCTCTAGTGGCTAGGCCCAAGTTTAGTAAACTACTCAACTCAAGTTGGCACATGCGGGTGCATAATGAAGTTGACTTCTACTATTGAAAAATAACCATCCAAATGCCCCACATAAATTATAGTGGTTAGGTcatgataaattgaaatttgtatCAATAGATTgtggatttgattttttatcttatgcaatgagacaaattttttttctgtaatttacCTCTTCTGTTGAAATTGAAATCGAAAGCACGAACAACGAAAAATTGTGCAAATATGGTAATTTCAAGAATCATCCAAAATGGGATTTGACATAAGTAGGGTGTACGGAAGCTATGATGCACGAAAACGGCTCAGAGGCGTCGTTTTGGCATTTTCAAACCGTTTCCCGTTTCGAAAATGCAAAGACGACCCGAAACGATTTTCAAGCCATTTCTGTAAATTGTGAAACGTTTCGGGAGTAGTTTCGCAATTTACATAAACATGTGGGAAATGTGTTTCCCATTGGAAATGCATTTCCAACGACCACCAATAAGCTCACCTGCAATGAGGAAGACAATGGTCACCGAGAGGCGAGGCGAGATATGGAGTGTGCGGCGATAGTCGGCGGTGAGGCAAGAGATGGAGTGTATAGCGGTAGTCGGCGACGAGGGTGAGAAGCGAGCGACAGTGGCAAAGATGCGTCGATTGAAGGTAAGGGTGAGAGTAAGAGACTCGTCGATGGCGGAGAAGCGAGCAATGATGGCAAAGACGCATTAACTATGAGAGATGCGAGATCGAAGGTGATGGTAAGGGCAAGAGACTCGTCGATGGCAAGAGAGGCTGCGACGATGGAAGAGACGTGTCGACCGTGAAAAGCGAGAGAGGCGAAGACGGTGGCAGAGACGGATGAAGCGGCGGCGGTTGGCCATTGTCAGCGAGTGCACTGAAATGCAATTTAAggtttataaaattaaacttaatattatttatagtatataaattataaattaatttcacaaacacccatgtattttttaaaattacagtttaccctgtgttttcttttcctaactttttaaaaaaatactatttctaCGTTTCCATTTCGAAATATTTTCCGTTTttgttttcgtgcaacataatAGGGAAGTTTTCAAGAATGGAATATACAATACTAGCCAAAGCACCTCTATGTAAATGaatgtttcttaaaaaataaataataagaataatagatatatttttataaattaaaaaaaatatttgaattataaattgaaaaaaattatcaagAAAGTTTTAACTATAAAGGGGTGAtagttttagatattttaaattcctaaaatattaacaaaatttattaatttgttataaaaattagtataaattttgAGTGACATAAATAACTCAATAAAGATatagttatatttatttaattaaaagactGAATTTAAAGGAGCTTTAATTCATTGGAGTTTAGGCTGAAAAGggtgaaataatttttagaaaatatttttacggagataaaaaaaaataaagaataaaatataatattaattaaaaatattcgaAATGAGTTGGAGAAGATAGAAATGATGAGAGAGATGCGTGTGGGTAAGAAAGTAAACCCTAAAGCCGAAGCCTAGGGCGCCGCCTCGCGAGGTTCGATCACGACTCTGCGCAAGCAATGGCGAAGAAGGGGAAAGGGAAGGTGAAGAAGCAAAAGCCGGTGACGAGGCAACCACAAGGTAACGTCAAAATCGTCAAGAAGAAActcaggaagaagaagaagcctcaGAAATACCAAGTTCCAGTCCCAACCAAAGACACCGCGATTCCCATTCAGACCGATTCGGACGAAGACGATGATTCCTCCTCCGGCGAGACCGAGCCCGAGAAGATCCAGAAGCTTCTCGAGCCCTACACCAAGGACCAGCTCATCGACTTCCTCGTCGGCGCCGCCGTGTCCGACACTTCCCTCTTCACGCGCCTCCGCGATGCCGCGGATTGTGACGTATCCCATCGCAAGATCTTCGTGTATGGCCTCGCGTGGGACACAACGCGCGAAACCCTAGTCTCCGCCTTCGAGTCCTACGGCGAGATCGAGGACTGCAACGTCGTCTTCGACCGGGTCACAGGCAAGGCCAAGGGCTACGGCTTCGTCCAGTTCAAGACGAGGCGGGAAGCGACCAAGGCGTTGAAGCAGCCGAGGAAGAAGATCGGGAATCGGGTCGCGTCGTGCCAGTTGGCGTCTATTGGTCCGGTGGCGCCGCCGCCGATCCAGGACACAGGCGGTCGGAAGATTTACGTGAGCAACGTTCAGGCTGATGTAGATCCGGAGAGGTTGAGGGCTTTTTTCGCAAAATTTGGAGAAATCGAGACCGGTCCCCTGGGATTCGATATGCAAACAGGTAAGTCCCGTGGTTTTGCATTGTTTGTGTACAAGAAACAGGAAGCAGCGAGGAAGGCAATTCAGGATCCGTACAAGATGTTTGAGGGTCACCAGTTGCACTGCCAGATGGCGATTGAAGGGAAGAATAAGTCTGGAGGTGCGGCATCCGTGACAACAGCGGTGCAACAGGTGCAGCCTCCGATGATGGCAGCGGCGCAGAATTTGGCTCTGTTCAATCAGAACCCCGGTTTAGTGTATGGTGGATTTCTTGCGAATCCAAATGCTGGTATGCTCGCTGGGGGGATGATAAATCCGATTTCGGCTGGTTTGGGCCGAGGGTTCGTTGGTTCGAGTCAGGTGGGGCAAGTTGTGGGTAGCGCTGGTGGGTCCTATCCATTAAGTAGTGCGACTATGGGTTTAGGGGGTTATAGTGCACCTGGGTCGCAAGGTTTGGGTAATTTAGGTGCGACTCAATCCGTACTTGGCGTGTATGGGTCAAGTGCTACACCAACGCAACAGGGCCTGCAGCACGCGTACCCGAGCTCACAAATTGGACAGATGCCATCAGTTAGAGCTCCTGGTGCTGGTGGGTCTTTCAGTGGGTACCCAACACATATGCGGTACGATCTGATTGCCGTTTGctctttctatttctttgttTGTTATCCGGAATTTATGTTTTACGCATTTTTTCTGTTGTTTTTGATAGCTATAGATTATATTGAATTCTTATTGgttttcatacattttttttttaatttctgcatataatttttgttcacttttgaattttagattttatgatAACGAATGTAAACATTTGATATTTCCTGATTTTGGTGGGTGAGCCTTGGTTGTTCTAAGGTTTACCCCATTATTTTTGGAAGGTTGTGGGGTTGTGAATCATGGAAACAGCCTTTGGTTGAGTAGGGGTAGGATGCCTTTTCCAACCATTGCAAATTGGGAAGCCTCATGCACTGAGAATGCCCTTCATTTTCCTGATTTTAATTGTTTATGAACTATGTAATTCTACAGGTGCATGATGCTTTGTACGTTCTGTGTGTTTTTTGTCATCTGTAATTTTGATCTTACCTATTATTTTGACCAAAGGTTTGAGAGACCCCGAGTTTATACTTAGTTATGCTGAAATTGATTAGTTAAATGAgattctgtttttcttttaacttttctttGGATGCTTAGTTTGACCATCTGAACATGGATCCTGCTACTTTAGAGCTACCTATTCTGATATGTAAGTTGAGTTGCGCACATGAGGGCCCGAatggtttttctttaatttcttcttcccTGGAGAATGCCATGTCCAGTATGTAATGATGATTATTTGAGTGTTGAATTTATATTTGGGATATGGAACTATACCTTGTCTTTGTACAAAAGGTGATTTGGCTCTTTAAAATTATTCGTTACATGTGAATTTCTCTCCTGGAAGTAAAACTTTCTCAGTTTAGGTCGTATTTCTTTATCTCATATTCCAATAAATCTTTGCCCATTGTTGGTCAAAGGTGCAAGGTGCATTGAGGCGGAAAGTGCTTGGGGCCTAGGCAAGGGGTGGGATGCCAGGCATGAGCTTCTTGCATGTGAGGTGCATATATATTAGTTGAAACGGAAAAAAGAGAAGTTATACACTTAAATACGTATTTGTtgagaataaaaagaaacaaaagaattgaagagaaattggaagcaacacaaaaacacaaaggATGCAGCACTGTGCACGAacagaaaaatcaaaacaaaacaacaacagCTGCAAAATAGGTTACGGGAGGATATTCACCTGCCTCTGACAAGCAAGGCAGGTGACCTGAGCATAATCTCACTCGCCTACATGTGCTCCCTTTATGTTGGCATGCGAGGTTCAAGTGCTTCTGAATGCCTGCTTGTGAGAGCTCCAGCTGCCATTCAACGATCTACGTGCATATAGATCACTGGCAGCCTTATCTCTTTCTGATctacatgtatatacatacatattgaCAGAAAGGATTCCAAGATTTTCACTTAAAAAAGAAGACTTTGGTTTGTCcaagattctctctctctctctctctctcatgacATCGCGGACCTTCCTCTTAAAAAGGTAAAGGAGATCTTTTGACTTCCCATAAAAAGCTGAGACATTCTTTTTGTATTCCGGGTTTTCTTAATTCTTCCAGGGTTTAAAGTCTTTCAGCATAAGGAGCATGGTTTGTAACATAGCTTGAGGTGCACGCCTTATGTTTTAGAGCACCTTTTGAAGGGTGCTGCGACTTGGCCTCAGCTACCTTTGACAACTGTCTTTGCCCCATGAAATAAGCTGAATTCTTGAAAGCTTACTTGTGAATTTATTGAATCTGAAGGGAGATATTTATACAAGGCAAAATATCTACTCTtatctcctagaaaataggaccaaattcaaatttagatagCAGTAact from Diospyros lotus cultivar Yz01 chromosome 4, ASM1463336v1, whole genome shotgun sequence includes the following:
- the LOC127799993 gene encoding RNA-binding protein P-like isoform X1, translating into MAKKGKGKVKKQKPVTRQPQGNVKIVKKKLRKKKKPQKYQVPVPTKDTAIPIQTDSDEDDDSSSGETEPEKIQKLLEPYTKDQLIDFLVGAAVSDTSLFTRLRDAADCDVSHRKIFVYGLAWDTTRETLVSAFESYGEIEDCNVVFDRVTGKAKGYGFVQFKTRREATKALKQPRKKIGNRVASCQLASIGPVAPPPIQDTGGRKIYVSNVQADVDPERLRAFFAKFGEIETGPLGFDMQTGKSRGFALFVYKKQEAARKAIQDPYKMFEGHQLHCQMAIEGKNKSGGAASVTTAVQQVQPPMMAAAQNLALFNQNPGLVYGGFLANPNAGMLAGGMINPISAGLGRGFVGSSQVGQVVGSAGGSYPLSSATMGLGGYSAPGSQGLGNLGATQSVLGVYGSSATPTQQGLQHAYPSSQIGQMPSVRAPGAGGSFSGYPTHMRLLLGCAWKS
- the LOC127799993 gene encoding RNA-binding protein P-like isoform X2, whose translation is MAKKGKGKVKKQKPVTRQPQGNVKIVKKKLRKKKKPQKYQVPVPTKDTAIPIQTDSDEDDDSSSGETEPEKIQKLLEPYTKDQLIDFLVGAAVSDTSLFTRLRDAADCDVSHRKIFVYGLAWDTTRETLVSAFESYGEIEDCNVVFDRVTGKAKGYGFVQFKTRREATKALKQPRKKIGNRVASCQLASIGPVAPPPIQDTGGRKIYVSNVQADVDPERLRAFFAKFGEIETGPLGFDMQTGKSRGFALFVYKKQEAARKAIQDPYKMFEGHQLHCQMAIEGKNKSGGAASVTTAVQQVQPPMMAAAQNLALFNQNPGLVYGGFLANPNAGMLAGGMINPISAGLGRGFVGSSQVGQVVGSAGGSYPLSSATMGLGGYSAPGSQGLGNLGATQSVLGVYGSSATPTQQGLQHAYPSSQIGQMPSVRAPGAGGSFSGYPTHMR